The Fibrobacter sp. UWB2 genomic interval AGGGTTTTGTAAATGTGGAAAGTTAAAGGTTCTATAAGATTCTTCTTATCAATCCTTGCAACAGCTTTTGTTCAGGCGGGTGTGTTTATTTACGCCCAAAAAATTCTGTCGGGATCGTTCTTTGCCAAAGACGGTATCATCTGGCAGAACTTCATGCTTCAAATCTTCTTCCTCGCGCCATACGTGTTGATGGTGTTCTTTGCGGGGTTCTTCACCAATAAGTTCTCGAAGAACAAGGTGATGGCTTGGTCGTCACTCATGATGACGCTATTTGTGATAGCGCAGTCGGTCTTGGTGACGGTCGATTACCCGCGAATCGCATTCTGGCTCTCGATAGGCCTGAGCTGCGGTTTTGCCATCCACAGTGCGGCAAAGTACGCCATTATCAAGGAAATGTTCGGCGTGCGCAATTTGAGCTACGCGAACGCTTTCCTCCAGATATTTAGTATTAGCGGTATTATCGCGGCATCCTGGCTTGCGATTGTCGGCGTGAACCTGATCAACCTCGATCAGCTCGTTTCTTACGAAGCCGTGCGTCGCATTACGGAAAAGTCCGTCGTGATTCCGTGGATTTTGACGGCAGTGAGCGTGCTCGGTACGGTTGCAAACTTCATGATTCCGCGTGTGAAGTTCGAAGACTTGAACGTGAGCATTGACAAGGTCAAGCGCCATTTGAGTCTCGGTTTCCGCGTGCCTACGCTCCGTGCGTCCATCATCGCCCTTTCGATGTTCTGGGCTTTGGCTCAGGTGTTCGTGTTGACTTACCAGGACGTGTCCGGTTCTTCGACCGTGAACATGATGCAGGACTATATGTCGTTTGCAATTGTGGGTCTCATGGTCGGAACGATTGTGGCTGCGCACTTCTCCAAGGACTTTATTGAATCTGGTTTTGTGCCGCTTGGCATGTTTGGTGCCTCGATCTGCATGTTCCTCGTGCCGTTTCTTGTACATCCGGTTGCACTTGTGCTTCTTTACTCCTTGACCGGTTTCTTTGGCGGTCTCATCTTGGTGCCGGTGAATGCGCTTTTGCAGTATAACACGCGTCCGAATAACTCCGGTTCCGTGATTGCTCTTGCGAACTTGATTCAGGCTGTGGTGCTTGTGGCGTTCCTATTTGTGTTCACGATGATGGTCCGCAACACCGATGTCCGTCCGCAGAACTACTTCATTGGCCTTGCCGTGATTTCTGTGGGTGTGTTCGTCTGGTCGATTTCCAACTTGCCGCAGGCAATGCTCCGTACGCTTTTACGTTTTGTGTTCAGCCGCTATAGAATCCGCGTGTTGAACGTTCAGAACATCCCGAACGAAGGCCCGATTCTCTTGGTCGGTAACCACCACAGCTTTATTGACTGGGCTATGGTGCAGATGGCATCTCCGCGTCCGCTTTGCATTGCAAGTAACAAGGACCATTTCGACAAGTGGTATTTGCGCGCTGTGCTCAAGCGCTTGGGCATGATCCGTATTGATAACCGCAATCCCAAGGTTGCGATGGACAAGATTCATGCAGCCCTCCTCGCAGGTAAGGCTGTCGTGATTTTCCCGTCGGGCGAAGTTTCCAAGTCTCCGCACGTGGAACCGTTTACGATTGATTATTCTTCTGCTGTCGATGGTACGAAGGCTCAGGTGATTCCGTTCTACATCCAGGGCTTGTGGGGCTCTAACTATAGCTATAGCTCTTCGAACATGTTCGGTGCTTCGGCTGAACGTTCTGTGACGGTCGCCTTTGGTGAAGCTCTCCCGGCGAACACGCCGCCTAACGAAATCCGTGCTGTTATCCGCCGTATTTCTATTGACGCCTGGAACTATGCGGTTTCGTTTGTGCACCCGATTGCCGATAGCTGGATCCGCACTTACAAAAAGTATGTGAAGAACGGCCCTGCTATTTACAGCCCGGATGGCGCTCACTTCTCGGGTTACAAGCTGATGGGCGCTGTGATGGCGTTCCGTGGCTACCTCAAGAAGACGCTTGGCAAGAATGAACAGAACGTGGGCATTATGCTCCCGCCGAGCCCTGCGGGCGTGATTGTGAACCTCGCTCTCTGGGTAATTGGCAAGACGAATGTGAACTTGAACTATACGTCTTCTGTTGATAACGTGAAGTTCTGCTGCGATCGCGCTGAATGCTCAACCGTGATTACGAGCCGCCAGTTTGTGCAAAAGCTGAAAGGCCGTGGTAACGATTACTCGCAGATTGCTTCGGACAAGGTGCGCTTGCTCTATGCCGAAGACATCATGAAGGAAATCCCGAAGGTTAAGATTGCTGCTTTCCTCGTGCTTTGCATGATTATGCCGAGCTGGCTGATTCGCTTTGTGTTTGTGAAGCGCCGTGCCATGGATGATAATGCTGTTATCGTGTTTAGCTCTGGTTCTGAAGGTACGCCGAAGGGTGTGGAACTTACGCAGCGCAACTTGATGGGTAACATCCAGCAGCTTGCCTGTATTTTGAACGTGAGCCGTGGTGACGTGATGCTCTCGGAACTCCCTCTGTTCCATAGCTTTGGCCTTACGGTGACGACGCTTTTGAACCTTACGGAAGGCTGCCCGATTGTGGCAGTGGCTGACCCGACCGATGTGAAGACGATGTCTCGCGTTTGTGCGGAATTCCAGGTGACGTTCCTTGTGGCAACGCCGACGTTCCTCCGCGCCTTTACGGTGAGCCGCTATGTGCACCCGTTGATGTTTAAGTCTGTGCGTATCATTATCGCTGGTGCTGAAGCGCTCCGTCCGGAACTTGCAACGGCATTCCGCCTCAAGTTCGGTAAGGAAATTTACGAAGGTTACGGCTGTACCGAAACGGCTCCGGTGGCCTCGGTCAATACCGAAAATACGTTGTTTGATGACTATACCACGTTGCAGGTGAACAACAAGCCGGGGACGGTGGGTCCTGCGCTCCCGGGTACGCAGTTCTTGATTGTCGATCCTGAAACAAACGAAGAACTCCCGACTGGTGAAGCGGGCATGATTCTCATTGGCGGTTGCCAGGTGATGAAGGGTTACCTCAAGGATGAAGACCGCACGAAGAGTGTGATTGTCCAGAAGGATGGCATACGCTATTACCGCACGGGTGACAAGGGCTATCTCGATGAAGACGGCTTCCTTACGATTGTGGACCGCTATAGCCGCTTTGCAAAGCTCGGCGGTGAAATGATTAGCCTTGGTGCAGTCGAAAAGAAGATTCAGGATACGCCTGTTTTGCAGGGTTGCGATTACGTTGTTACGGCAATCCCGGATGCCACCAAGGGTGAAAAGATTGTTCTTTTGTACCAGGGCGAAAAGGATCCGAAGGATGTGCTCTCGGAATTGCGTGCAAGCGGCATGCCGCCTCTCATGCTCCCGTCCGCTGCGTTTAACGTAGATGTGATGCCGAAGCTTGGTTCTGGCAAGGCTGACTTTGTGGCCGCAAAGAAGATGGCGAAGGAACTGGTGGAGAAGAAGTAAGCGGCGGAGCCGCAACATGGAGTAAATAGATGAATGCTCTGACATCTGTACGTACTGCGCGTTTGGTTGCATCGCTGATTGCAATCCTTGGAATGTTCTTCTTTGCTGCCGAACGTGTGCTTGCGAAAGTTTGCGTTATGGCAAAAGACGGCGTGCAGATGGGGCTCAACCGTTATTCCAATTCGTTCACGGGGCGCTTTGCTGCCGAGAATTTCTCGGATGACAAAAAGCTTTTGGATGTTCTCCGTCAGGCAAATGAGCTTTTCCCGATTGCAGAGAAAGTCTCGCTTGCCTTGTTCATTATTTGCTTGATTCTCTTTATCGTGGCTGCTTTTGGAATAGCGTTCCCGAAGCAGTTTTGCCATGTGCTTGTGGCGATGAAGCTCCTCAAGTGGCAAGACGGGATTGTTTTGCAGGATATGAAACTCTCGGGAACTCCGTCAGAGGGACCTCGCGTTTCTGATAAACTTAAGGTACTTTGCGGAAAAATTGCCGCTGCTGCGAAAAAAGTTCAGCCGAAGTACTGGATTTTTATCGGTTGCTCGCTTGTGTTTGTGCTTGTGCTCGTCTTTGGCGTGCGCGGTTGTTCGGCTCCGAGCGTTTTCGGCGGCTCGCAGGCTGTGACCGATGACTTGAACGGACAGACTTTGTACTATATCCAGGCGCAAAAGTCGTTCTTTGCAAAGACGAATAAGGTGGGCGGGCCGAAATCCCTCCAGATGCCGGATTCTTTAGTGTCTGACTACTTTACGTATCGCATTACGGGCGGTAAGTTTACGGCGACTTTGAACAAGAATGTCAAGGATTGCCCTGCCGGTACCCGCTGGTCGGTGAGTGCGGCCACCAAGGGAATTTTCACCTTGGATCTAGTGCTTTATCGCTCTGCTCCCAAAGACTCCAATTGCGTGTTCATTTCGCCTAATTTCAAAAATCTCGGAAGAAAGTAAACTCAAACGAGTTGTCTAGAGACAACAATTTGCTAGTTGGTTCTTGCGCTTGAGGGGGCGAGAATATATATTAGTAATACCTAGAATGTTCTAGGTTTGTGATGGGTGGTGGTATGAAATTTACGCAGATAGTCTGTGCTATGGTCGTTGCGTCGTTTGCCGACGTGACTTGGGTCCCGCAGTGTGAAGATAATGGCTTTACGCTGATTCGTTCTTCAGAACATTTTGAAGTTTGTAAAAAGCCAAAGACCGACGATGGTGCGGCGAATAATGTTTCAATCTCGACTTCTGATGCCGAGGGTGTGCTCCAGTCGCTAGAAAAGGTGTATTCGTTCTACATCGATTCGCTCGGCTGGATGTTGCCGTTCCCGAAAAGTTCGGATAAAAAGCTCAAGAGCAACATTTACGTGTTCGACAACTCTGTGATGGCGGCACTTTACGGCGGCCAGGATTACGTGAAGGGACTGAATAACGAATTTGGCCCCGGCATGTGGATTGGCGTTGGTTCCCTCAAGGATTATTGGGGGACATCGCACGAGTTTGCGCATGGTTTGCAGGGCGTTGCCGGCTGGATGGGCAACAACAGCCATTCGGGATGGTTCGCCGAGAGCCACGCGAATTGGATGGCGCACCAGTACAATCCAAATGACGCTCATTGCTCGGAATATCTGATAAATTATCCGTATTTGTATTACGGTTCCACGCGCGACCGTTATTGCAACTGGCAATTCTTGGAACACCTCAAAGAAGAGTTTGGCGGTGGCTACAAGGGAGCACACGAAGTCAACCGCATTTGGATGGAATCAATTCGCGATGGGGAAGATGGCCGCATGGAGCAGACTCCGTTTAGCGCGATGATGATGGTCTATGGCTGGTCGCTGGAACAGTTGAATGAACAGTTCGGAAAGTTCGCCATGAAAAACGCGACGCTTGAATACGCTCCGGCAAAAAAGAGTTTGTACAAAAAATCCTATGGCGATTATGAATTTAAGACGCGTCGTGACGCAAGCTGGGGCGACAATTACCGTAGGCATACGCGTGTGACCATGCTGAACAAGATGGAGTGTGATGGTTCTGGTAATTCGGATGGGAACGCCGCGGTCGAGGATTGCGCAAACCGCTATATTTCGCCGAGCTACTGGGCTCCGCAGCGTTGGGGCTACAACCTTGTACGCATTTATCCGGATTCGGCAGGGAAGGTGACGGTCAAGTTCCGTGGAATTGTGCAGGAAAAGCCGACGGTTAATGGTTACACTTGCTTTGGCGATAACACAGACTATTACAAAGGTAAAACTTATAAATGGTGCAATTATGCTCCGGACAAATTGCCGGATCCTGCATCGGGTTGGACGGTTGGCTTGGTCGCGGAAGGTGCTGATGGCACGCCGCGATACAGCGAAATGAAACATGGTACAGGTTTTAATCTTGAAATCGAAACGAAGGCGAATGACAAGGCTTTGTGGCTTGCGGTGACGGCGACTCCGACCGAAATGCAGACGATTTTGTGGGACCAGTTCTATTACAGCATTTATCGCTATCCGTACATGATTGAAGTTGTGAACGGCGCGCCTGAAGGTTATACGAAAGATTTCTGGAAGCCTGCTGGATTTAATGGAACGACTGCTTCGGGATATACGCAACATAGCAATGGCGGTGGCTGGGTCAGTAACAAGGCGAAAGTGGCGGCTACCGCTTATGTGGGGCCCGATGCTGTCGTGAACGGCGGTACGATTTCTGGGAATGCCCGCATTGAAGATTTTGCGGTCGTGAATGGCGGAACGATTAGCGGTAACGCCGTGGTGCGCGGGCGCGCTCTTGTGACAGCAGGCACGATTAGCGATGATGCTGTGCTTGAAGACGATGCCTGGCTTGTAAGCGGAACGATTAGTGGCAAGGCTAAAGTCGGTGCGCTTTCGCTGATTGTGAATTCTACCGTGACCGACAACGCACAGGTCTATGGCGTGATGTGGGCGGTAAATGGCAAGAAACTTTCCGGCACGGCTCAGCTTCGCGGCGACCTCGAAAACAACTTCGATAAGGAAATCTCAAAGGGAATTTTCTACGGCATGGTCGATAATGGAATGCTTGGCAATGCAAATTACGGTGCAAACCTCACGACGCCCCCGACCGATGCGACCGCAAGCATAGAAAATGCCAAGTGGTACGCCGTTGCGGATGATTCCACGCAGACTGATCCGGGGCCAACAGGAATTGTTTCTAGGGTGGCTTCGCTCCAGTTGAGTGACGTGAATGAAACATATGATGTGTTCGATTTGAATGGAAAACATCTTGGTTTTGCGAAAGTAACGCCCTCTGAATGGAATGCGCTTGGCAACAAATCTTTACAAAAAACGCTTCGTGCATCAGGATTCAACGCTGGAATGTATATTGTTCGTGCAAAACGTTCGCACCGCCTGGTTCGTGTAAATGTGCGTTAACGTCTTGTCGATTTGGCAATAAAATAAATTTGAGAAACCTCGAAATGG includes:
- a CDS encoding DUF6055 domain-containing protein, whose translation is MKFTQIVCAMVVASFADVTWVPQCEDNGFTLIRSSEHFEVCKKPKTDDGAANNVSISTSDAEGVLQSLEKVYSFYIDSLGWMLPFPKSSDKKLKSNIYVFDNSVMAALYGGQDYVKGLNNEFGPGMWIGVGSLKDYWGTSHEFAHGLQGVAGWMGNNSHSGWFAESHANWMAHQYNPNDAHCSEYLINYPYLYYGSTRDRYCNWQFLEHLKEEFGGGYKGAHEVNRIWMESIRDGEDGRMEQTPFSAMMMVYGWSLEQLNEQFGKFAMKNATLEYAPAKKSLYKKSYGDYEFKTRRDASWGDNYRRHTRVTMLNKMECDGSGNSDGNAAVEDCANRYISPSYWAPQRWGYNLVRIYPDSAGKVTVKFRGIVQEKPTVNGYTCFGDNTDYYKGKTYKWCNYAPDKLPDPASGWTVGLVAEGADGTPRYSEMKHGTGFNLEIETKANDKALWLAVTATPTEMQTILWDQFYYSIYRYPYMIEVVNGAPEGYTKDFWKPAGFNGTTASGYTQHSNGGGWVSNKAKVAATAYVGPDAVVNGGTISGNARIEDFAVVNGGTISGNAVVRGRALVTAGTISDDAVLEDDAWLVSGTISGKAKVGALSLIVNSTVTDNAQVYGVMWAVNGKKLSGTAQLRGDLENNFDKEISKGIFYGMVDNGMLGNANYGANLTTPPTDATASIENAKWYAVADDSTQTDPGPTGIVSRVASLQLSDVNETYDVFDLNGKHLGFAKVTPSEWNALGNKSLQKTLRASGFNAGMYIVRAKRSHRLVRVNVR
- a CDS encoding MFS transporter — protein: MWKVKGSIRFFLSILATAFVQAGVFIYAQKILSGSFFAKDGIIWQNFMLQIFFLAPYVLMVFFAGFFTNKFSKNKVMAWSSLMMTLFVIAQSVLVTVDYPRIAFWLSIGLSCGFAIHSAAKYAIIKEMFGVRNLSYANAFLQIFSISGIIAASWLAIVGVNLINLDQLVSYEAVRRITEKSVVIPWILTAVSVLGTVANFMIPRVKFEDLNVSIDKVKRHLSLGFRVPTLRASIIALSMFWALAQVFVLTYQDVSGSSTVNMMQDYMSFAIVGLMVGTIVAAHFSKDFIESGFVPLGMFGASICMFLVPFLVHPVALVLLYSLTGFFGGLILVPVNALLQYNTRPNNSGSVIALANLIQAVVLVAFLFVFTMMVRNTDVRPQNYFIGLAVISVGVFVWSISNLPQAMLRTLLRFVFSRYRIRVLNVQNIPNEGPILLVGNHHSFIDWAMVQMASPRPLCIASNKDHFDKWYLRAVLKRLGMIRIDNRNPKVAMDKIHAALLAGKAVVIFPSGEVSKSPHVEPFTIDYSSAVDGTKAQVIPFYIQGLWGSNYSYSSSNMFGASAERSVTVAFGEALPANTPPNEIRAVIRRISIDAWNYAVSFVHPIADSWIRTYKKYVKNGPAIYSPDGAHFSGYKLMGAVMAFRGYLKKTLGKNEQNVGIMLPPSPAGVIVNLALWVIGKTNVNLNYTSSVDNVKFCCDRAECSTVITSRQFVQKLKGRGNDYSQIASDKVRLLYAEDIMKEIPKVKIAAFLVLCMIMPSWLIRFVFVKRRAMDDNAVIVFSSGSEGTPKGVELTQRNLMGNIQQLACILNVSRGDVMLSELPLFHSFGLTVTTLLNLTEGCPIVAVADPTDVKTMSRVCAEFQVTFLVATPTFLRAFTVSRYVHPLMFKSVRIIIAGAEALRPELATAFRLKFGKEIYEGYGCTETAPVASVNTENTLFDDYTTLQVNNKPGTVGPALPGTQFLIVDPETNEELPTGEAGMILIGGCQVMKGYLKDEDRTKSVIVQKDGIRYYRTGDKGYLDEDGFLTIVDRYSRFAKLGGEMISLGAVEKKIQDTPVLQGCDYVVTAIPDATKGEKIVLLYQGEKDPKDVLSELRASGMPPLMLPSAAFNVDVMPKLGSGKADFVAAKKMAKELVEKK